A single Pseudomonas sp. DC1.2 DNA region contains:
- the thrS gene encoding threonine--tRNA ligase produces MPTITLPDGSQRTFDHPVSVAEVAASIGAGLAKATVAGKVNGKLVDASDLIDSDSTLQIITPKDEEGLEIIRHSCAHLVGHAVKQLYPTARMVIGPVIDEGFYYDIAFERPFTPDDMAAIEQRMQQLIEKDYDVIKKITPRAEVIEVFKARGEDYKLRLVDDMPNEQAMGLYYHEEYVDMCRGPHVPNTRFLKSFKLTKLSGAYWRGDAKNEQLQRVYGTAWADKKQLAAYVQRIEEAEKRDHRKIGKRLGLFHTQEEAPGMVFWHPNGWTLYQVLEQYMRKVQRDNGYLEIKTPQVVDRSLWEKSGHWANYADNMFTTQSENRDYAIKPMNCPCHVQVFNQGLKSYRELPMRLAEFGACHRNEPSGALHGIMRVRAFTQDDAHIFCTEEQMQAESAAFIKLTMDVYADFGFKDVEMKLSTRPEKRVGSDELWDRAEAALAAALDSAGLPYDLQPGEGAFYGPKIEFSLKDCLGRVWQCGTLQLDFNLPVRLGAEYVSEDNSRKHPVMLHRAILGSFERFVGILIEHYEGAFPAWLAPTQAVIMNITDKQADFASEVEKTLNESGFRAKSDLRNEKIGFKIREHTLLKVPFLLVIGDREVEMQTVAVRTREGADLGSMPVAQFAEFLAQAVSRRGRPDSE; encoded by the coding sequence ACTCTTCCCGACGGCAGTCAACGTACATTCGATCACCCGGTTTCCGTAGCCGAGGTCGCCGCATCCATTGGTGCAGGCCTGGCCAAGGCCACTGTAGCAGGCAAGGTCAATGGTAAGCTGGTGGACGCCAGCGACCTTATTGACAGTGATTCCACGCTGCAAATTATTACGCCAAAGGATGAAGAGGGGCTGGAGATCATTCGCCACTCTTGCGCTCACCTGGTCGGTCATGCGGTCAAACAACTGTATCCGACTGCTAGGATGGTCATTGGTCCGGTTATCGACGAAGGTTTCTATTACGACATCGCCTTCGAACGTCCGTTTACTCCGGACGACATGGCCGCTATCGAACAGCGCATGCAGCAGCTGATCGAAAAAGACTACGACGTGATCAAGAAGATCACACCGCGCGCGGAAGTAATTGAAGTGTTCAAGGCGCGAGGCGAAGACTACAAGTTACGCCTGGTCGATGACATGCCAAATGAGCAGGCCATGGGCCTTTACTATCACGAAGAATACGTCGACATGTGCCGCGGTCCGCACGTGCCGAACACTCGCTTCCTGAAATCCTTCAAACTGACGAAGCTGTCTGGAGCCTACTGGCGTGGCGATGCCAAGAACGAGCAATTGCAGCGCGTTTACGGCACCGCTTGGGCAGACAAGAAGCAGTTGGCGGCTTACGTTCAGCGCATTGAAGAAGCTGAAAAGCGTGATCACCGCAAAATTGGCAAACGACTGGGCCTGTTTCATACCCAGGAAGAGGCGCCGGGTATGGTGTTCTGGCACCCTAACGGCTGGACTCTGTATCAAGTGCTTGAGCAATATATGCGTAAGGTTCAGCGAGACAATGGCTATCTGGAGATCAAAACTCCGCAAGTCGTTGACCGCAGCCTTTGGGAGAAATCCGGGCACTGGGCCAACTATGCCGACAACATGTTCACCACGCAGTCGGAAAATCGCGACTACGCCATCAAGCCAATGAACTGCCCTTGTCACGTGCAAGTGTTCAATCAAGGCCTGAAAAGTTATCGCGAGCTGCCAATGCGCTTGGCCGAATTCGGTGCTTGCCACCGCAATGAACCGTCGGGTGCGTTGCACGGCATCATGCGGGTGCGTGCGTTTACGCAGGACGATGCCCATATCTTCTGCACAGAAGAGCAAATGCAGGCTGAATCTGCTGCGTTTATCAAGCTGACCATGGACGTTTATGCCGATTTCGGCTTTAAAGACGTCGAGATGAAGCTGTCCACTCGTCCGGAAAAACGCGTGGGTTCTGATGAATTATGGGATCGCGCAGAAGCTGCCTTGGCTGCAGCCCTTGATAGCGCTGGCCTGCCGTATGATTTACAGCCAGGCGAAGGTGCGTTCTACGGTCCGAAAATCGAGTTCTCGCTGAAAGATTGCCTCGGCCGTGTCTGGCAATGTGGTACCTTGCAGCTCGATTTTAACCTGCCTGTCCGTTTGGGAGCCGAATACGTCTCCGAAGACAACAGTCGCAAGCATCCGGTGATGTTGCACCGGGCGATACTGGGTTCCTTCGAGCGTTTTGTCGGAATTTTGATTGAACACTACGAGGGTGCATTCCCTGCGTGGCTGGCTCCGACCCAGGCAGTGATTATGAATATCACTGATAAACAGGCTGATTTTGCCTCTGAAGTTGAAAAAACTCTCAACGAAAGCGGATTTCGTGCCAAGTCTGACTTGAGAAATGAAAAGATCGGCTTTAAAATCCGCGAGCATACTTTGCTCAAGGTTCCTTTTCTCTTGGTTATCGGAGATCGGGAAGTCGAGATGCAGACTGTCGCTGTGCGTACTCGTGAAGGTGCTGACCTG